From Triticum urartu cultivar G1812 chromosome 2, Tu2.1, whole genome shotgun sequence, a single genomic window includes:
- the LOC125535751 gene encoding xylose isomerase, which translates to MRKGAELLVLLVASSLCLSAAIAAQETCPADIDAKCGDAASDDWEGEFFPGITKIRYEGPTSKKPLSYKWYNAEEVILGKKMKDWLRFSVAFWHTFRGTGGDPFGAATKNWPWEDGTNSLAMAKRRMKAHFEFMEKLGVERWCFHDRDIAPDGKTLAETNANLDEIVQLAKQLQSETNIKPLWGTAQLFMHPRYMHGAATSPEVKVYAYAAAQVKKALEVTHYLGGENYVFWGGREGYQTLLNTDMKRELEHLANFLQAAVNHKKKIGFNGTLLIEPKPQEPTKHQYDWDVATTFSFLQKFGLTGEFKINVECNHATLSGHSCHHELETARINDILGNIDANTGDPQVGWDTDEFLTDISEATLIMSSVVKNDGLAPGGFNFDAKLRRESTDVEDLFIAHISGMDTMARGLRNVAKLIEDGSLDELVRKRYQSFDTEIGAMIEAGKGDFETLEKKVLEWGEPTVPSGKQELAEMLFQSAL; encoded by the exons ATGAGGAAGGGCGCGGAGCTCTTGGTCCTGCTGGTCGCGTCGTCCCTCTGCCTGTCCGCTGCG ATTGCCGCGCAGGAAACCTGCCCGGCCGACATCGACGCCAAGTGCGGCGATGCCGCTTCTGATGACTGGGAGGGCGAGTTCTTCCCCGGCATTACCAAGATCAGATATGAG GGTCCTACCAGCAAGAAGCCGCTTTCTTACAAGTGGTATAACGCGGAGGAAGTGATCCTTGGAAAGAAAATGAAA GATTGGTTGCGGTTCAGCGTGGCGTTCTGGCATACATTCCGGGGTACTGGAGGAGACCCTTTTGGTGCAGCCACAAAGAACTGGCCTTGGGAGGATGGCACCAATTCCTTGGCCATGGCTAAGAGAAGAA TGAAAGCTCACTTCGAGTTCATGGAGAAGCTTGGAGTTGAGAGGTGGTGCTTCCATGACAGGGACATCGCCCCTGATGGCAAGACACTCGCG GAAACAAATGCTAACTTGGATGAGATAGTTCAGCTGGCAAAGCAACTCCAG AGTGAGACCAATATAAAGCCATTGTGGGGGACTGCACAGCTTTTCATGCATCCACGTTACATGCACGGAGCTGCTACTAG CCCAGAGGTCAAGGTGTATGCTTATgctgctgctcaagtgaagaaagcTTTGGAG GTTACTCACTACCTAGGCGGTGAGAACTATGTATTCTGGGGTGGAAGAGAGGGTTACCAAACTCTTCTCAATACCGATATGAAGAGAGAACTTGAACATTTG GCTAACTTTCTTCAAGCTGCTGTTAACCACAAGAAGAAGATTGGCTTTAACG GAACATTGTTGATAGAGCCTAAACCACAAGAACCAACAAAGCATCA GTATGACTGGGATGTTGCAACTACATTCTCTTTCCTACAGAAGTTTGGTCTTACAG GAGAATTCAAGATAAATGTCGAGTGCAACCATGCTACTCTCTCTGGGCATAG CTGCCATCATGAGCTTGAGACTGCACGCATTAATGATATTCTTGGAAACATTGATGCAAACACTGGTGATCCACAAGTTG GTTGGGACACGGATGAGTTCCTTACAGACATTTCAGAAGCTACCTTGATTATGTCAAGTGTAGTTAAGAAC GATGGACTTGCACCTGGTGGCTTCAACTTCGACGCCAAATT GCGGAGGGAGAGTACTGATGTTGAGGACCTGTTTATTGCCCATATCTCTGGGATGGACACCATGGCCCGTGGCCTCCGCAATGTTGCCAAGCTGATTGAG GATGGTTCCCTGGACGAGCTTGTCCGCAAGCGCTACCAGAGCTTTGACACTGAGATTGGCGCCATGATCGAG GCTGGGAAGGGAGACTTTGAAACGCTAGAAAAGAAGGTCTTGGAGTGGGGCGAGCCAACCGTTCCATCCGGCAAACAG GAACTGGCTGAGATGCTGTTCCAGTCCGCTCTGTAG